The following proteins are encoded in a genomic region of Sorangiineae bacterium MSr12523:
- a CDS encoding immunity 49 family protein, whose translation MHVARHRVLERRHATALNATYEKTLRRLLERAETKPYALATLIADAVVRAGVLATVNENSPEIPKLIRVAAQSGTALFALARSAGHPLELPLGDAPKTVSGKPDDTQIHVARWLDTFWTATLGRDTPSIVRLLETSTDDLRRSPTKGDEFQYHLVDVLRAAAIDDQTAALEHLGLATRKTNAESVRVVALDRVEEIEIPVLAALTRLLERDEAGFGAAIRMVLELHGRFWNEGERRDDLAGLVCVRAGALLVMAKERGIVPDVTSDFVPALLLDF comes from the coding sequence GTGCATGTTGCCAGACATCGCGTGCTCGAACGTCGACACGCGACCGCCCTCAACGCGACCTACGAGAAAACTTTACGACGGCTCCTCGAACGAGCCGAGACGAAGCCTTACGCGCTCGCAACGCTGATTGCGGATGCGGTGGTTCGCGCTGGCGTGCTGGCCACGGTGAACGAGAATTCCCCCGAGATCCCCAAGCTGATTCGGGTGGCCGCCCAATCGGGCACCGCGCTCTTTGCGCTCGCGCGCAGCGCCGGTCATCCCCTCGAGCTACCGCTCGGCGACGCGCCAAAGACGGTCAGCGGCAAGCCCGATGATACGCAGATCCACGTCGCACGCTGGCTCGACACGTTTTGGACCGCGACGCTAGGCCGCGACACGCCATCCATCGTGCGGCTCCTCGAGACCTCGACGGACGATCTTCGCCGCTCCCCCACCAAGGGTGACGAGTTTCAGTACCACCTGGTCGATGTCCTGCGCGCCGCCGCCATCGACGATCAGACGGCCGCACTCGAGCACCTGGGCCTCGCCACGCGCAAAACCAATGCGGAGTCGGTCCGCGTGGTCGCACTCGACCGGGTCGAGGAAATCGAGATCCCCGTCCTGGCCGCGCTCACCCGCCTCCTCGAACGCGACGAAGCCGGCTTCGGCGCCGCCATCCGCATGGTGCTCGAACTCCATGGCCGTTTCTGGAACGAGGGCGAACGCCGCGACGACCTCGCGGGCCTCGTGTGCGTGCGCGCCGGAGCGTTGCTCGTGATGGCCAAAGAGCGCGGAATCGTGCCCGACGTCACCTCGGACTTCGTGCCCGCGCTCTTGTTGGACTTCTAG
- the acs gene encoding acetate--CoA ligase → MTDGIESRLREERKFVPSAEFSAHARVQSHAEYVSLYTQSIESPEEFWRDQTCDLVFRTRPTSFLEWNLPKAKFFGGATLNITESCLDRHLKTSARTRAAIVWEGEPGDTRTLTYFELHREVVRLSTQLASLGVRAGDRVAIYMGMVPETAIAMLACARLGATHSVIFGGFSSDALRDRINDCGAKLLLTQDGAWRRGSIVPLKQMADVAVAQTPTIEKVVVLRRIGAEKAPVTMKEGRDVWWDDLLAREAAPEHRAIAEKPAAFDAEHPLFVLYTSGSTGKPKGVLHTTAGYLAGVHVSSKYVFDLREGDLYWCTADVGWVTGHSYIVYGPLSCGASCLMYEGAPNFPDPGRFWKIIERHGVTILYTAPTAIRAFIRWGDDWPNKADLSSLRLLGSVGEPINPEAWTWYHRVIGGGRCPIVDTWWQTETGAIMLTTLPGACYSKPGSTGLPFFGVDIAVVKDRGEPCGTNEGGKLVVKSPWPSMARTLYNDDERYVSAYWKQIEGVYFTGDGARKDEDGYFWVVGRIDDVLNVAGHRIGTAEIESALVSHPFVAEAAAVGKPDELKGQALVVFVTLKQGQTANDETKANLSKHIEKEIGKFARPDSIRFADALPKTRSGKIMRRLLKEVASGATEAKGDTSTLEDLGVLAKLRADED, encoded by the coding sequence ATGACAGACGGGATCGAGTCACGCCTTAGAGAGGAACGCAAATTCGTTCCGAGCGCCGAATTCTCCGCGCATGCGCGCGTGCAGTCGCATGCGGAATACGTCTCGCTTTACACGCAGTCGATCGAATCGCCGGAGGAATTCTGGCGCGACCAAACGTGTGATCTCGTATTCCGCACACGGCCCACGTCGTTCTTGGAGTGGAACCTGCCGAAGGCGAAGTTCTTCGGTGGGGCGACACTCAACATCACCGAGAGCTGCCTCGATCGGCATTTGAAGACGAGCGCGCGCACGCGGGCGGCGATCGTTTGGGAAGGTGAGCCGGGCGACACGCGCACGCTCACGTATTTCGAACTTCACCGTGAGGTCGTGCGCCTCTCCACGCAGCTCGCGAGCCTGGGCGTGCGCGCCGGCGATCGTGTCGCGATTTACATGGGCATGGTCCCCGAAACCGCCATCGCCATGTTGGCGTGCGCGCGACTCGGCGCCACGCACTCGGTCATCTTTGGCGGCTTTAGCTCGGACGCCTTGCGCGACCGCATCAACGATTGCGGCGCCAAGCTTCTCCTGACCCAAGATGGCGCATGGCGACGCGGCTCCATCGTTCCGCTGAAGCAAATGGCGGATGTCGCTGTCGCGCAAACGCCCACCATCGAGAAGGTCGTCGTGCTTCGCCGGATTGGCGCGGAAAAGGCGCCCGTCACCATGAAAGAAGGCCGCGACGTGTGGTGGGACGATCTCCTGGCGCGCGAGGCTGCGCCGGAGCATCGCGCCATCGCGGAGAAGCCTGCAGCCTTCGACGCCGAGCACCCGCTGTTCGTGCTCTACACGTCGGGCTCCACGGGCAAGCCCAAAGGCGTTCTGCACACCACCGCCGGCTACCTCGCGGGCGTGCACGTCTCCTCGAAGTATGTCTTCGATCTGCGCGAGGGCGATCTCTATTGGTGTACCGCGGACGTCGGCTGGGTCACGGGCCACAGCTACATCGTCTACGGCCCGCTCTCGTGCGGCGCCTCGTGCCTCATGTACGAGGGAGCGCCCAACTTCCCCGATCCGGGGCGCTTCTGGAAGATCATCGAGCGCCACGGCGTCACCATTTTGTACACGGCGCCGACGGCCATCCGCGCGTTCATTCGCTGGGGTGACGACTGGCCGAACAAGGCGGACCTGTCGTCCTTGCGTCTTTTGGGCAGCGTCGGAGAGCCGATCAACCCCGAGGCGTGGACGTGGTACCACCGCGTCATCGGCGGCGGCCGTTGCCCGATCGTCGACACGTGGTGGCAGACGGAAACGGGCGCCATCATGCTCACCACCTTGCCGGGTGCTTGCTACTCCAAGCCGGGAAGCACGGGCCTTCCCTTCTTCGGCGTCGACATCGCCGTCGTGAAGGATCGCGGCGAACCGTGCGGCACGAACGAGGGCGGAAAGCTCGTCGTGAAGAGCCCGTGGCCCTCGATGGCGCGCACGCTCTACAACGACGACGAGCGCTACGTCTCGGCGTACTGGAAGCAAATCGAGGGCGTCTACTTCACCGGCGACGGCGCCCGAAAAGACGAAGATGGATATTTCTGGGTCGTCGGTCGCATCGACGACGTGCTCAATGTCGCGGGCCATCGCATCGGAACCGCCGAGATTGAGAGCGCACTCGTGAGCCATCCCTTCGTGGCCGAAGCGGCCGCGGTCGGAAAGCCGGATGAGCTCAAGGGCCAAGCCCTCGTCGTGTTCGTGACCTTGAAGCAAGGTCAAACGGCCAACGACGAAACGAAGGCGAATCTGAGCAAACACATCGAAAAAGAGATCGGGAAGTTCGCACGCCCCGATTCGATTCGATTTGCCGACGCACTACCCAAGACGCGCAGCGGCAAGATCATGCGGCGCCTTCTCAAAGAGGTTGCCTCGGGCGCCACCGAGGCCAAGGGCGATACGTCGACCTTGGAAGATCTCGGCGTTTTGGCGAAGCTGCGCGCCGACGAAGACTGA
- a CDS encoding Hsp20/alpha crystallin family protein: MLTYENLFRFDRALDDVMGATFGTATHRRSFSPSIDVFSDDERALFVVDVPGVKSEDLDITVDGRVLTIKGSRKFNGPAQSKNTQAVLGRSYGSFSRAFTLPDDLDATNLTAELSDGVLSIRIPKLEAAKPRRIQVSVATNGLPSAASAPRQGGEGK, encoded by the coding sequence ATGTTGACCTACGAGAATCTGTTTCGTTTCGATCGCGCCCTCGACGACGTGATGGGCGCAACCTTCGGCACCGCAACGCATCGCCGTTCCTTCTCGCCGAGCATCGACGTCTTTTCCGACGACGAACGCGCACTCTTCGTCGTCGACGTGCCAGGCGTGAAGAGCGAAGATCTCGATATCACCGTCGATGGCCGCGTGCTCACCATCAAGGGCTCGCGCAAGTTCAACGGGCCCGCGCAGTCCAAGAACACGCAGGCCGTTCTCGGTCGAAGCTACGGCTCGTTCAGCCGCGCCTTCACCTTGCCCGACGATCTCGATGCCACGAATCTGACCGCGGAGCTTTCCGACGGTGTGCTGAGCATTCGCATCCCGAAGCTCGAAGCCGCGAAGCCCCGTCGCATCCAGGTCTCCGTCGCGACGAACGGCCTTCCCTCAGCTGCGAGCGCCCCGCGTCAGGGTGGTGAGGGCAAGTAA
- a CDS encoding ferritin-like domain-containing protein codes for MTELLTPEAFVRELDAQNRLALERIAAATKAPPACAERAEAKACEGKKLEVATLLKLALKNELEATECAAAWIPTTTDVDVKLALARQAGDEAKHYRLIQKRLREMGVDTADLDPLAQGRSPLLQFLLGLEGTVARVAAGQFTREALAVVKNAEFVVFCEEQEDFPTAALYKGTIQPDEEHHHELGRSLLLKLATTVEAQEAARAASRRTLELAEELQEIARMRAGITRAPGC; via the coding sequence ATGACCGAGCTATTGACCCCCGAGGCATTCGTCCGCGAACTCGACGCGCAAAACCGTCTTGCGCTGGAGCGCATTGCTGCTGCCACCAAAGCGCCGCCCGCATGCGCCGAGCGCGCGGAGGCCAAGGCCTGCGAGGGCAAGAAGCTCGAGGTGGCGACGTTGCTCAAGCTCGCGCTGAAGAACGAGCTCGAGGCCACGGAGTGCGCCGCGGCGTGGATCCCGACGACCACGGATGTCGATGTGAAGCTCGCCCTCGCCCGGCAGGCGGGGGACGAGGCCAAGCACTACCGGCTGATTCAAAAACGGCTGCGCGAGATGGGGGTCGACACGGCGGATCTCGACCCGCTCGCGCAGGGGCGGAGCCCGCTCTTGCAATTCCTCCTCGGGCTCGAGGGAACGGTGGCGCGGGTGGCCGCCGGGCAGTTCACCCGCGAGGCACTGGCGGTGGTGAAGAACGCGGAGTTCGTCGTCTTCTGCGAAGAGCAGGAAGACTTTCCCACCGCCGCGCTCTACAAGGGCACCATTCAGCCCGACGAAGAGCATCATCACGAGCTCGGTCGTTCGCTCCTTCTTAAATTGGCCACCACCGTCGAAGCGCAGGAGGCCGCGCGTGCAGCGAGCCGCCGCACCCTGGAGCTCGCCGAGGAGCTGCAAGAGATTGCACGGATGCGTGCGGGCATCACGCGGGCACCCGGCTGCTGA
- a CDS encoding LemA family protein, giving the protein MKRPALPRRIFLSLALALFATLAIFGTGCQKYDELIEKDQVAEQKWADIEAQLQRRADLVPNLVSTVKASAAHETETLQKVSEARASATSIKLTADDLSDPAKVAAFEKAQSELKGSLSRLMMVSEKYPDLKANAAFHDLQVQLEGTENRILRAREEYNKAVREYNAELGKIGGQAVNKVTGKPFTKRVYFQATPESQAVPKVSF; this is encoded by the coding sequence ATGAAACGACCCGCACTTCCCCGGCGCATTTTTCTCTCCCTCGCGCTCGCGCTTTTCGCCACGCTCGCGATTTTCGGAACGGGCTGCCAGAAGTACGACGAGCTGATCGAGAAGGACCAAGTCGCCGAACAGAAATGGGCCGATATCGAAGCTCAACTTCAGCGCCGGGCCGACCTCGTACCGAACCTCGTGTCGACGGTGAAAGCCTCCGCCGCGCACGAGACGGAAACCTTGCAGAAAGTGTCCGAGGCGCGTGCATCGGCCACGAGCATCAAGCTCACCGCGGACGACCTGTCCGATCCAGCCAAGGTCGCCGCGTTCGAGAAGGCGCAGTCCGAATTGAAGGGCTCCCTCTCACGCTTGATGATGGTCTCGGAGAAGTACCCCGATTTGAAGGCGAACGCCGCCTTCCACGATTTGCAGGTTCAGCTCGAGGGCACCGAGAACCGCATCCTGCGCGCACGCGAGGAGTACAATAAGGCCGTGCGCGAGTACAACGCCGAGCTCGGAAAAATTGGCGGCCAAGCCGTGAACAAGGTCACGGGCAAGCCCTTTACGAAGCGAGTGTACTTCCAAGCGACACCGGAATCGCAGGCGGTCCCGAAGGTCTCGTTCTAG